ctaatttggacacaatatacctatcaggccaacgagtcaccatcactcataaaaacactgaaaaacacagcagaagagacttaaaaagccaaaaaacaaaaattacaacgcatgcgcaaaaccacacacacgcgcaaacacacatatacacaaatatatacgcacacatatacacacacaaaacacatatacacagactgggccacagcaacgcgtggcaggagatggctagtatatctatataaataaaaatgtaatgttcgtttgtgggattaacataactcaaaaaccactgggggatttgacaccaaatttggacacaagacacctaacaacccaatgtatgtctttcactaaaaaaaatgattttgtcattagggagttgtagttactgggatgtatagttcacctacaatcaaagagcattctgaactccaccaataatggaattgaaccatatatggcatacaggactcccatgaccaagataaaacactagaagggtttggtgggcattgacattgagtttgggagttgtagttcacctacatccagagagcactgtgaactcaaacaatgatggctctggaccaaacttggcatgaatattccatatgccccaaatatgaacacggagtttggggggggggggggggaatagaccttgacatttgggagttgtagttactgggatttatagttgacctacaatcaaagagcattctgaaccccaccaacagaattggggcaaacttcccacactgaacccccatacTGAAGGCCAACCATTCCAACTCTCttccccagggcaagaaaatTTAATCAAAGCCCCAATCAAAGCCTTCTGATGAGTAGAattccctcactttctgttctCTCACCTCCGTTCTTTACTATGAGTCATTTCTAGgtaggatgtttgtaactcggggactgcctgtcctccaaaatccaaaattgtccacaggcGTGGATGAAATACTGAGGCCTTTGTGTGCAAAAGCTTTGTGTAACACACAAAATTATTGAATATATTCCATGAAATTACTTTCAGCCTGGATGTATAAGGCATATCTGAAACATATATGAGTTTCATGTTGAGACCTGAGTCCCATCCCCAGGATATCTCACTATGTATGCGTATGGTAAGATAGATTTTACGAAATCTGGAAAAATACAATatccaaaacattttaaataacagATACTTACCCTGATAAGAAGAGGCCTGTCAGCAGGTTAATCCTGTTATTCCTCATGGTGGGGATTTGACCAAAATATTGTCAACAGGAGATGTTATCAGGCATTGTGCTTCATCTACCAGTTTCTGCTAGACTGAGAGACGCACTGGGTGGTTGGTTACCTAGGAAAAAACTATTTCTATAGCTTGCCTCCTTTTTAGACCTTTTAGACCTTTTTTGTAACCATCAGTGGGTAGTGTCAGCCCTTAAATATTCTAATTTACAGAAGAGACAACTATGATAGCAAATCAATGACACAAACAGCTATTTTATCAGTTTAGAGAATGGGAAAGGGTACAGCAATATATTCTTCATAGCTTGAATGTGGAATGATCAATTTCTTCGGGGGTTTTTCTCAAACCAGAGATTGGAAAACTTGCTTTTTTTTAGCTTCCATGTTGgctaagggattctgggagctgtagtccaaaatgtaattttctgaGCCTTATTATTCAACTTTGTTTCCAGTTGGTGCAAAATATGCCAGCTAGACCATTACCTGACCTATCCTTTAGTGATCATATAGCACTAATACTGACTGCATACAGTGACTTCCTATTTTTTGGGCTCAATTCATGGTGCATTTTTGGACTCACAAAGCCCTTTATAGCTTGGAACTAGGCTGTCTGAAAGACCGCTCCCTTTTTTAAGCCCACCCATAAACTGAGATTCTCAAAAGAGGCCCTCTTACGTTTTCCCCCATCACCAAAATATTAGATCAGTTTCTACAAGAGACAGGACATTCTTTGTGGCTGCCCCTTATTCCTGAAGTCAGACTGAATTCTCCTGAATTTCTGGCACATAGTCAAGACtgtcagaaatatttttaaaataactaggtatttttaattacaaaaatgtgagtcaagcactgaaagggttaaattgatgcaatgactcagcaaaagctgtagttcaatataagcaggtgtgcctgttgctTAGCAATGCCGCATTCTGAGAGagttctcagtgtgagagaagcctctctgtgtgagagaaaacctcagtgggagaattgGTCTCAGTGGTAATAGGCCTCACTGTGGGGGAAAAGGCCTTAGAATGTGAAGTAGGCCTTGTTATGAGAAGGCCTCGTGTGAGAAGCTgtagtgtgaaggttgaactttatttgtgtcatggaaatcttgttcttgtaaatagcaAAACCATATTATTtcactataaagaaaagccttctatggaagagataacattggtttgtgtgtttttgttctttttatcactttgggctactggtgcagagtcacgctgctgctgctaagttactctgctgtacatttatggggagggtttTTTCTTAATAAGCCCACTCTCCCAACAAATACTGCATTGCCTTTGAGCCTTAAAACTAGCTTGGGGTTGGcttttggaactgctttgagctgtttccaactttttgattttttttttctttagataTGTTTTTATCAGTAGGGTTGATAGATGGGTGGGCTGATAGATgacaaaaaagaagggagggaaggaaagatggtaggtcgataggtaggtagatggccTGAAATCCTATCAGTGAGTAAATGACAAAAACGAAGTCCCTTACTCAGAAGCCTCGTGACTAGCCAgtgacttcttaaactttttctactTGCGATCCTTTTTCTCccaagaaatttttacatgaccccagatatataggtGTATACAATagttataaaaaccaaacatttactggtaataaatcagcatttgcaaggtttgctaaacaggccggttttcctttttatgaagtacggctgaagcattttctgcagagtccactgtaaacacagcatgttgctgctaacagatttgtgtaaatggctgATGTTAGAAACATTTTACTTTTGCCATATTTTTCACAACTCCAAAATTGAGTtaaggtttttaactttgaatatttttaatggtttttaactgaaaTTTAAaagttgtttatatttaatcctgatAATGTTTGCATActagtatattttaaattgtatgctaatgtattgtcaaaggctttcatggctggaatcacggggttgttgtaggtttttttgggctatatggccatattatagaggcattctctcctgacgtttcgcctgcatctatggcaagcatccctgaggtcagacctcacaacctctgaggatgcttgccatagatgcaggcgaaacgtcaggagagaatgcatctagaacatggccaaaaacctacaacaacccactgtatgctaatgcttttatgttaagctgctttgagtcccctttgggtgagataaagcagggtaataatgatgatgatgatgatgatgatgatgatgatgatggggtcCATTTTCGGGTTTGGACCCATGATTTAAGAAGCAATAATGAGAAGGTCagatttctgtctgtctgtctgtctgtctgccttggTAATGGTGTTCCTATTGACAGAGGGAAGCACAGGCGATGATGGAAGCCATCGTGCGCTGGGTGAGGGAGGACCCCTCTGAGCTGGGGCGCCCACAGTTGGCAGGAGCTGCTCCCCACGACTCCATGGCTGTTCCTATGATGCTCCTCAATCTGGTGGACCAGCTGTCAGAAGGTGATGGGGAGGCTGCAAGCCAATTCAGCGAGCTGGGGAACTGGGCTGCTAAGCGAATCCTCATGCATGTGCAGGTAGAATCAGCTCATCTTAGGCatgttttgtgtggttttttatTTGTTCTGTACCCTGATGAggtccctctcttctttccctgtAGAGGAATGGGACTGCTGTTTTGGAGAATGTCTCTGAAGATGGCAAGGAATTACCAGGGTGTTTGGGAAGACAACAGAATCCTGGTAGGAAGGGATGtcacagggtgcatctgcactattaaaataatgcaatttgtcaccactttaactgtcctcacccaatgctatggaatcctggatgtGTAGTctcatgaggcaccagcactctttggtggaAAAGGCCAAAAACCATGTAAAACTGTaacacccaggattccacagcaagcattgagtcatggcagttcaagtagtgtcaaactgcattaaatctacagtgtatatGTACCCATAGTAACTTGTATGTGTTTTACTAGATGGTTTTGTATGTCCTATAATTTgtaaagtaaaaataaaagttttccccttgacattaagtctagtcaagtccaaccacagacccgtacctaatattattgttgcctgccatagcattgcacttaattcccccccaaccccccctagaatttttgggcttgcacaaatcttggcccggccttttaaatttttaattcgccttgaacaggcaggattacttttaatatatgtgtgttatggtgacaatttttatgcttatattgttttgttaatcttatgattatgttgttttactttgaatgttttgtgatgttacctgggaaccgctctgagtcccctcggggagatagagcggtatataaataaagttttactattattattataactcttaggggtggtgctcataatttctaagccgaagagccagcgttgtccgtagacacctccaaggccatgtagctggcatgactgcatggagcgccgttacctacccacagaagcagtacctaatgatctactcatatttgcatgttttcgaactgcaagttTGGCAGAATCTGGtgctagcagtgggagctcaccccgctccccaaattcgaactgcccacctttcagtcagcaagttcagcagctcagaggtttaactcgctgtgccatcgggggctcataatttgtattgttttgaatttGAATCCCAGGGGGGAAGATAAAAAAGGTAAACAATATTCAGAAGCAAGACCCTGCCATACTACAATTCTAAGCAGTGCTGATTGACTTGAAACCATTATCTCCCCCCCATTCCCCcccctattccccccccccccccaaggtcatGCTCTGGAAGCAGGCTGGTTCCTGCTTCGTCATGCCCAGCGCCAGCAAGACTTAGCCCTCCAGTCCCAGGCTGTGGAGAAGTTTATAAAGCAGCCATTCCATTCAGGCTGGGACCCTGAGCACGGGGGTCTTTTTTCCTTCCAAGATGTGGATGGGCTCTGCCCTACTCAGGTATGATGGTCTCTGAACCCTGCTGCCTACTCTCACAATTACTTTGAGAAATATACACACGCCCCTCCACACATACATTATGCACTCTCACTTTCACCTATATCTTCTGCATTTCAGTTTTCCCTTGCCCTCTTTTTTCCCCCAGCTGGAATGGAAAATGAAGCTTTGGTGGCCACACACAGAGGCGATGATTGCTTTCTTAATGGGTTTTGCAGACACACAAGACCGAGAGCTCTTAGAACTGTTTGATCAGATGGCAAAATACACATTTGATAAGGTATGTCTGAATATTGAGCTCTGAGACGCCTGGGATCTTTTTGAGCTGGGAAAGTATTGTGACTTTTAGCCCTTTGGGATATCCTGAGCACAGAACAACACATGTAGAGTTCCCATGTTTCCCTTTCTCACAATTAGGCACAACAGGCAATATGAGGTCCAAGGGTCCTTGCATCTTTTTTTGGTGGTCTCCATGAGAAACCTGCAGAATGaatttgcactagccttggctcggcttttttattgctttgaataggcaggattattttttaatatacatgtgttattgtgataattttatgcttatgttgtattgttaattttatgttatgctgtttactttgtatgtttcggtgatgttacttggaaaccgccctgagtccccctcagggagatagagcggtatataaataaagttattattattattattattattattattattattatactgtctATACTGCTGAAATCATAAATCAGAGGGGAAAAGATGTTCTGCTTTGGAAACCCAGTGCTTTCTAGTGCAGGAAAATTCTCTGGGACTCTCATTGCATTAAAGAGAGGCCACTGTGGTTGCATTTAATTGGTGGGTACAGATTTTGGGGTGGGAAATATGATCTGCTACCCCAACCCTGGTGAGTTGCTTGTTCCAGGGCTAAAGCAAAGCGACTTGCCAATTACCAGTTTTGAGCTTCTATTTTACCCTGTCTGAGATTTTGCTGCCTATGACTCCATCTACTTTGgcatttaggccccatctacactgttatataatgcagtttgataatgtATTGAACCACAtcttatgagtctacattgccatataatgcagttcggtACAGTAAAACTACATCATgaacctgcattatatggcagtgtagatggagcctaaatGTATCCTGATACAGACACAATTCTCCCTCTTATGTTTTTTCCTTTTTAGTTCCATGACCCAGAGGCGGGTGAGTGGTTTGGTTATCTGGCCCAAGAGGGCAAGGTGGCGCTCACAATCAAAGGAGGGCCATTTAAAGGTAAGGAAGCTAGAGAAAGGATATCTTGAGTCCAGTAATGGCTCAGTGGAAAAGGAAACAGGGCACATGTGGTTTAGTTTGTTCAAGAATTTTCTGGTAGgaaaatgtaaacattttttGAAGTGTTCCTGTCTGGATGCCTCTGAATCATATGCAGAGTGTGTAGTCAAATCACAGCCTATAACAGATATTATAAAACcactgtggcacaatgggttaaacccttgtgctggctgaactgctgatctgaaggttagcggtttgaatctgcgagacgggatgagctcccatatgtcagctccagcttcctatgtggggacatgagagaagcctcccacaggatgataacacatctgggcatcccctgggcaacatctctgtagattattgattctctcacaccagaagcgacaatttaaaaaaatcaaacatattgGAATTTAGAAGTGTAGGCTTCTAACttagttttgaacttcagctctcagaatccctAATCATTGGGCAAAGCACCTAGgactactgggagttgaagtccaaaacactggaaggatcaaagtttgggaaacactgtcaGAGAGTATATGAACTTTTAATTGACTGATTAGATTAGAAAGTACCATATCttttggcatataagactactttttaacccaagaaaatcttttcAAAAGTCAGGGattgtcttatacgctggagtagccttatgcatgggagtcgtcttatatgcaggagtcgtcttatacgctgggagtcgtcttatagagcgggtgctgaaactttcaatccagattggagaatctgtagttgccgcatattgtggggggagctcaaaaatggcagtggccacgtccctgccgtatgcagcgactgtatgaaagcattaagggcgacactgtacaattacggtagaagaaaatccattcatcaggattcgtggacttaatgtggtcccaatcgtgaggtgaaggggtgcctcaccaggaaggtgtaagtgaagagcggagcaagctgcaggcgtccagggtgcccggggtatggaaaaaagagatagagtggctctgggcccagaaaaacacatcaCTTTTATCTGTCtgacctccttctctgcctctcagatctcgctcctgaagactgcagtgaagtggtgcaggtgcgagatctgagaggcagagaaggaggtacattaataggaaaattaccatattgaaaacaaatctgatgctttttacatttttatttgatgtgcattggaagaggggtcatcttatatggtgagtatatcccaaactctatattttaactggaaaagttgggagtcatcttatacacccagtcgtcttatatgctggaaaatacgGTAATTGGATTTGACTGATTATTTGATCCGAACTGATGGGAACTGAAGGGCAGCAACAGCTAGAGTCTACAAACTCCTGGTCCGTGATGGAAAGAGGGTCGCACATGATCCCCATGTTCTGTTCCCCATTTGAATCTCCCATTTCTCTCTTCACAGGCTGTTTCCATGTCCCCCGTGCGCTCTATATGTGTGAAGACATTCTGGAAACACTCATAAGGGAAACTGAatctaaaaatggaaaataagccACTCCACTGATTCTTGTATTGAGTCAAAAGCTGGGGCTTTTccatataatttctccagtggaccTTAATTCTAATCACATTCTTATCATGATAGtagtaaccaaaaaaaaaaaaaaactttcaggcTTCTCATTAGAAATGATAATAGCCATCCTTCACTCCAGACTACACATTTTGGGCTATATGATTGCAAAGCTGACTATATGACTGCACAATTATGAGCAAGCTGACTATGGCTACGAAACGATTCAGTTAATAGTATTTTAGTTCTTCTCAATTGTTGGGGTAAAGGAATCCTTTGATGCTCTCCTCATATTGTCTCTCTTTGGCTGCAGAGTCTTTCCTGTTGGCCAATTTGTCACAATTCAAGGGCCTGCTGCCTTTTCTGGATCTGGGCAATACATAATTGgtttttataaataaacattGCAATTTTGTGTAATATTTACACCACTGTTGTTGTTTAAGGTACAGGATGAGAATGTGAGGTTCTGATAAATGCCTACTTTCCCGTCATGGTCagctgtgaattgcacatatggtttATTCCTGTGCTCGCACAGGCAGCATCGAAAATTCGTCTGGACTATAGCATGTCGATTGCAGGTAGACTTCTGGTAACTGAATCAATGTTtctccctaaagcagtggttcccaacctgtgggtctgcagatgtttttggccttcaactcccagaaatcctaacagctgataaactggctgggatttctgggagttgtcggccaaaacaaccgaggacccacaggttgagagccactgccctaAAGCAAAAGCCTCCTGCCATAGATATATCTAGCATGCCTGAggacctttctacactgccatataaaatccaggttgtctgctttgaactggattatatcacagtgtagactgatataatccacttcaaagcagacaatgtgaattgtctactttgataatctggattatatggcagtgtagaaggggcctgaggaagGATTTCTACTCTACCCATCTCCCCATTACAAATGATTTCTCTGTGAAGGAATAGCCCCACTAAAAACTAATTTTCCATCACTAACAAACCTCATCCCAAGGCCAACTGAAACAGAATGAATCTGCATAAGGTAAAAG
This genomic interval from Anolis sagrei isolate rAnoSag1 chromosome 2, rAnoSag1.mat, whole genome shotgun sequence contains the following:
- the RENBP gene encoding N-acylglucosamine 2-epimerase isoform X2 — encoded protein: MTTSSQINSGTFFAKLLIATATPALLWRSTWVPYRPVQSQIDFPEASGMDLQGLRNWHQRISGELDSVVAFWLQHSHDKEYGGFFTCLGQDGKVYDDLKYVWLQGRQVWMYSRLYRKVPRFRRPELLQAARAGGEFLLRHARVALPSQKCAFVLTRDGRPVKIQRTIFSECFYVLGLDELGRATGESRYQREAQAMMEAIVRWVREDPSELGRPQLAGAAPHDSMAVPMMLLNLVDQLSEGDGEAASQFSELGNWAAKRILMHVQRNGTAVLENVSEDGKELPGCLGRQQNPGHALEAGWFLLRHAQRQQDLALQSQAVEKFIKQPFHSGWDPEHGGLFSFQDVDGLCPTQLEWKMKLWWPHTEAMIAFLMGFADTQDRELLELFDQMAKYTFDKFHDPEAGEWFGYLAQEGKVALTIKGGPFKGCFHVPRALYMCEDILETLIRETESKNGK
- the RENBP gene encoding N-acylglucosamine 2-epimerase isoform X3 translates to MDLQGLRNWHQRISGELDSVVAFWLQHSHDKEYGGFFTCLGQDGKVYDDLKYVWLQGRQVWMYSRLYRKVPRFRRPELLQAARAGGEFLLRHARVALPSQKCAFVLTRDGRPVKIQRTIFSECFYVLGLDELGRATGESRYQREAQAMMEAIVRWVREDPSELGRPQLAGAAPHDSMAVPMMLLNLVDQLSEGDGEAASQFSELGNWAAKRILMHVQRNGTAVLENVSEDGKELPGCLGRQQNPGHALEAGWFLLRHAQRQQDLALQSQAVEKFIKQPFHSGWDPEHGGLFSFQDVDGLCPTQLEWKMKLWWPHTEAMIAFLMGFADTQDRELLELFDQMAKYTFDKFHDPEAGEWFGYLAQEGKVALTIKGGPFKGCFHVPRALYMCEDILETLIRETESKNGK
- the RENBP gene encoding N-acylglucosamine 2-epimerase isoform X1, giving the protein MTTSSQINSGTFFAKLLIATATPALLWRSTWVPYRPVQSQIDFPAEASGMDLQGLRNWHQRISGELDSVVAFWLQHSHDKEYGGFFTCLGQDGKVYDDLKYVWLQGRQVWMYSRLYRKVPRFRRPELLQAARAGGEFLLRHARVALPSQKCAFVLTRDGRPVKIQRTIFSECFYVLGLDELGRATGESRYQREAQAMMEAIVRWVREDPSELGRPQLAGAAPHDSMAVPMMLLNLVDQLSEGDGEAASQFSELGNWAAKRILMHVQRNGTAVLENVSEDGKELPGCLGRQQNPGHALEAGWFLLRHAQRQQDLALQSQAVEKFIKQPFHSGWDPEHGGLFSFQDVDGLCPTQLEWKMKLWWPHTEAMIAFLMGFADTQDRELLELFDQMAKYTFDKFHDPEAGEWFGYLAQEGKVALTIKGGPFKGCFHVPRALYMCEDILETLIRETESKNGK